Part of the Candidatus Methanogranum gryphiswaldense genome, TGGCTTGAACTCAGGAACGAGGGGTTCATCACAGCGGAGAAATATGACAGACTGACTCGCATGACATCGATATCCGAGATGGAATTCGAGTGTCTGATGGCACGTGGACTGACAGAGAGGAACGGGATCAGGAGCATAAACGGAGAATATTGGCTGCACATGGTCTGAAATGGCACATGGTCTGGGATATCTAGACAATAATTGATCATACATTATGGTTTTTATAAACAACCACATGGGATAAATTTAGTTGGAGTGGTAGATCATAACAGCCAATATGAATACAATGCACATCATGTGTTCATTGTTTGACACTAATGTCTTTGTTTTCACCGTAAACTTCTTGAAACATCCTGAATGAATAGGATTGGGATCTGGTCATGGACATATAGGAGCTTATGAGAAGGGTCTCGAGCACCTCGTCCCTGGTAGCCCCCGCGCTCATGGCATGGTTCATTTGGAGCCTTATACAATGTTCTCCGCCCAGGGCTGCCGCGGCAGACAAGGCTAAAAGGTATCTGGTTTTGGGATCGAAAGAGGAGTCCTTCTCCATTATCTGAGTGGCCGT contains:
- a CDS encoding carboxymuconolactone decarboxylase family protein, whose protein sequence is MECDPKKRDEVDRMLTAIKTRYGDVPLVTQVLAERPDKFIPMVQTATQIMEKDSSFDPKTRYLLALSAAAALGGEHCIRLQMNHAMSAGATRDEVLETLLISSYMSMTRSQSYSFRMFQEVYGENKDISVKQ